From the genome of Altererythrobacter sp. BO-6:
TGCCACGCTGATCGAAGGCGGCACGTTCCAGGCTGAAGTCGAGGCGCGCGATATCCTGGCAGTGCCAGCGACCTTCCTCAACGGCGCCCCCTTCTACAACGGCAAGATGGAACTGGCCGAGATTCTGGCGAAGCTCGACGATGGCGCCGGTGATCGCGCTGCCGCGCAATTTGCCGCGAAGGCGCCGTTCGAAGTGCTGGTGCTGGGCAGCGGCCCGGCAGGTGTCGGCAGCGCGATCTACACCGCGCGCAAGGGCTTCCGGACCGGACTTGCCGGGGAGCGCTTCGGCGGCCAACTGCAGGACACTCTCGGCATCGAGAACCTTCCCGGCACCCCCTATACCGAAGGGCCCAAGCTGGCGGGCGAGATGCAGCGCCATGTCGGCGAATACGATATCGATGTAATCAACCTTGCCACCGCAGCCCGGCTCATTGCCGCCGACCATGCAGGCGGGATGCACACGGTCGAATTCGCCAATGGCGGTTCGCTGAAGACCCGCGCGCTGGTCCTGGCGACCGGCGCCCGCTGGCGCGAACTGGGCGTTCCGGGAGAGGCGGAGTATCGCAACAAGGGCGTAGCCTATTGCCCCCACTGCGACGGTCCACTGTTCAAGGGCAAGCGCGTGGCCGTGATCGGCGGCGGCAATTCCGGTGTCGAGGCGGCGATCGACCTCGCCAATATCGTCGGCCATGTCACGCTGATCGAATTCGACAGCAAGCTGCGCGCCGATGAAGTGCTGCAAGCCAAGCTGCAGAGCCTCGCCAATGTCACCATCATCAAATCCGCCCAGACGACCGAGATCACCGGCGCCAATGGCCGGGTGAACGGGCTGGTTTACATCGACCGCACCAGCGGCGAGGAACGCCAGATCGAGCTGGAAGGCGTATTCGTCCAGATCGGCCTGGTGCCCAATACCGAGTGGCTGAAGGACAGTGGGCTCGAACTCAGCCGCTATGGCGAAATCGTGATCGATTCCCACGGCGCGACCAATCTGCCGGGCGTCTTCGCGGCGGGCGATTGCACCACTGTTCCTTACAAGCAGATCGTGGTGGCAATGGGTGAAGGATCGAAAGCGGGCCTCTCCGCCTTCGATTACCTGATCCGCAATGTCGCCGACGAGGATGTGGCGCAAGCCGCCTGACGAACTTAACACGTCGCAATGGGCGCGTTGGCTAGATTGCCGGCGCACCCTTTCTGCATCCGCAATTTGCGTTGCCGCAAAATCGCATAATCCGATCAATCAGCGCATTTTAATCGATTGGACAGTTTAAGGCTCGAAGCGCATCCTCTTGTCATAAAGCTCGGATAGCTTCCGAGTCCCATAACGAGAGGAGAAGTCTGACATGGACGCAAAGACCGGCGAAATGAGCGGCGGATGCCCCTTCCATGGCGATGCTGGAGTGCGCTCGCTGCTGGGCCGTACCAACCGCGACTGGTGGCCCGACCAGCTGCAATTGGAAATCCTGACCCAGGGCGGCAAGAGCGCCGACCCGATGGGCGAAGACTTCGACTATTGCGAGGCCTTCAACGCGCTCGATTACAACGCGCTGAAGGCTGACCTGACCGCGCTGATGACCGACAGCCAGGACTGGTGGCCGGCCGACTATGGTCATTACGGCCCCTTCTTCATCCGCATGGCATGGCACGCCGCGGGCACCTATCGCACCGGCGACGGGCGCGGCGGCGCGGGCAGCGGGCAGCAGCGCTTCGCCCCGCTCAACAGCTGGCCGGACAACGGCAACCTTGACAAGGCCCGCCGCCTGCTGTGGCCGATCAAGCAGAAGTACGGCAAGCACATCAGCTGGGCCGACCTGTTCATCCTCACCGGCAATGTCGCCATTGAAAGCATGGGCGGCCCGATGTTCGGCTTTGGCGGCGGGCGAGCCGACGTTTTCGAGCCCGAAACCGTCTATTGGGGCACCGAGGAACAGTGGGTCAATGAAGGCGTGCCGACCCGGATCAACCCCGATGAAGGCAAAGCGCTGGATAACCCGCTCGCAGCGATCCAGATGGGCCTCATCTACGTCAATCCCGAAGGGCCGCAGGGCAATCCGCACGACCCGGAAGGCATGGCGCGCGACATGCGTGAAACCTTCGCCCGAATGGCCATGAACGACGAGGAAACCGTCGCGCTTACCGCCGGCGGCCACGCGTTCGGCAAGGCGCATGGCGCACATCCGGCGGACACCTTCGGCGGTGCGCCGGAAAGCGAAGTGCTGGAACTGCAGGGCTTCGGCTGGCTCAATGACGAGGCAGAGATCGCCGCAGGGAACATCACCACCTCGGGCATTGAAGGCGCCTGGACGCCCAACCCCACCGAGTGGGGCAATGACTATTTCCGCCTGCTGTTCAAGTACGAGTACGAACTGGTCCAGAGCCCGGCTGGTGCGAACCAGTGGCAGCCGATCAATCCCGATCCGGAAGACATGGCGCCGGACGCGCGGGACCCGAACAAAAAGGTCCCGACCATGATGACCACCGCGGACATGGCACTGAAACGAGACCCGGAATATCGCAAGATTTCCGAGCGCTTCCTCAATGACCAGGCCGCGCTCGACGATGCCTTCGCTCGCGCCTGGTTCAAGCTGTGCCATCGCGATATGGGGCCCAAGG
Proteins encoded in this window:
- the ahpF gene encoding alkyl hydroperoxide reductase subunit F, whose amino-acid sequence is MLDQAMKDQLKQYLANLREPIELVASLGDDAKSAQTRELLEEISALHDLVSASFDGDNARKPSFEIRRASDTSRAVRFAGLPMGHEFTSLVLALLWAGGHPPKVDADLIEQVRALDSDYEFEMFFSLSCHNCPDVVQALTLMALENPRISATLIEGGTFQAEVEARDILAVPATFLNGAPFYNGKMELAEILAKLDDGAGDRAAAQFAAKAPFEVLVLGSGPAGVGSAIYTARKGFRTGLAGERFGGQLQDTLGIENLPGTPYTEGPKLAGEMQRHVGEYDIDVINLATAARLIAADHAGGMHTVEFANGGSLKTRALVLATGARWRELGVPGEAEYRNKGVAYCPHCDGPLFKGKRVAVIGGGNSGVEAAIDLANIVGHVTLIEFDSKLRADEVLQAKLQSLANVTIIKSAQTTEITGANGRVNGLVYIDRTSGEERQIELEGVFVQIGLVPNTEWLKDSGLELSRYGEIVIDSHGATNLPGVFAAGDCTTVPYKQIVVAMGEGSKAGLSAFDYLIRNVADEDVAQAA
- the katG gene encoding catalase/peroxidase HPI, whose product is MDAKTGEMSGGCPFHGDAGVRSLLGRTNRDWWPDQLQLEILTQGGKSADPMGEDFDYCEAFNALDYNALKADLTALMTDSQDWWPADYGHYGPFFIRMAWHAAGTYRTGDGRGGAGSGQQRFAPLNSWPDNGNLDKARRLLWPIKQKYGKHISWADLFILTGNVAIESMGGPMFGFGGGRADVFEPETVYWGTEEQWVNEGVPTRINPDEGKALDNPLAAIQMGLIYVNPEGPQGNPHDPEGMARDMRETFARMAMNDEETVALTAGGHAFGKAHGAHPADTFGGAPESEVLELQGFGWLNDEAEIAAGNITTSGIEGAWTPNPTEWGNDYFRLLFKYEYELVQSPAGANQWQPINPDPEDMAPDARDPNKKVPTMMTTADMALKRDPEYRKISERFLNDQAALDDAFARAWFKLCHRDMGPKVRYLGPEVPAEDLIWQDPVPAGTKPSESDVAAFKSAVLGSGLSVSELVKAAWASASTYRNSDHRGGANGARVRLAPQNGWAANDPDELAKVLAKLDELRGSISMADAIVLAGAAAVEKAAKDGGHSVSVNVTTGRGDATQEQTDADSFEPLEPFADGFRNYLKTKASVKTEDMLIDKAHLLGLSIPEMTALVGGMRALGAVSGNTGHGVLTDRAGTLSNDFFVNLLDMSTKWSAADDSEEAYVGKCRKTGAEKWRATRADLIFGSNSQLRAVAETYAEAGGEERLVRDFVKAWTKVMDADRFDIRYAKYHS